A single window of Rubripirellula lacrimiformis DNA harbors:
- a CDS encoding sulfotransferase domain-containing protein, producing the protein MSNQPSGVLPSGIEVLVASAGGVGTTMLLRHIGKFRKTNHPSDHDGLKHIPIPPTVVSGTSKFVYVFGDPIDSVISLFRRNYQSQQSRKLQRFQASKSILGSGTTLHSYARHRVDRLPIKLHFQNWHSFYLAVPTLFVRYETMHDNVDAIASFAGLPRSFVDDFPANQPRQSRLNDLPIDVRNGLLAMYGDFRTELDQLTDCFLRQPSVSATQVTTP; encoded by the coding sequence ATGTCTAATCAACCCAGCGGTGTGCTTCCATCGGGTATTGAGGTGCTGGTCGCCTCAGCCGGAGGCGTCGGCACAACGATGCTTCTCCGGCACATTGGTAAATTCCGAAAGACGAATCACCCATCCGATCACGATGGTTTGAAACACATCCCCATCCCGCCGACAGTTGTTAGTGGCACGTCGAAATTTGTCTACGTCTTCGGTGATCCAATCGACTCAGTGATCTCGCTCTTTCGACGCAACTACCAATCACAGCAATCTCGCAAGCTGCAGCGCTTCCAAGCCAGCAAATCCATTCTCGGATCAGGCACAACCCTGCACAGCTACGCAAGGCACCGAGTAGATCGACTGCCGATCAAGCTTCATTTCCAAAATTGGCATTCGTTTTACCTTGCCGTTCCGACGCTGTTCGTTCGCTATGAAACGATGCATGACAACGTCGATGCAATCGCGAGCTTTGCGGGCTTGCCGAGATCGTTCGTCGACGACTTTCCAGCGAACCAACCACGCCAGTCCCGTCTTAACGACTTGCCAATTGATGTTCGCAACGGACTGTTGGCGATGTACGGAGACTTCCGGACCGAGCTTGATCAATTAACGGACTGCTTCTTGAGGCAGCCTTCTGTGTCCGCCACGCAGGTGACGACCCCATGA
- a CDS encoding heavy metal translocating P-type ATPase, producing MDHAEKHETSLPVADPSVQIDPVCGMKVPAGSPRSADFEGKHYAFCSDGCLKTFQDDPAGVLAKRAQKETSSGSSCCGGEAAIQIGEPSTTSSCCGGHSSTKASDSPADPTAIYTCPMHPEIEQVGPGDCPICGMDLEPKVVSIADEGEDKQYADMKRRFWVGVALSVPLLVIAMGPMVGLRVADWMSQAVFGWLQLVLATPVVFWCGWPLLVRGAKSFRTMNLNMFSLIAVGTLAAYLFSLVVVLLPGVIPEAFFENGVPPLYFEAAAVIITLVLLGQVLELRARQQTGGAIRELMKLAPDTAHRITDDGEEDVSLDSVHKGDRLRVRPGEKVPVDGKVLSGSSSVDESMLTGEPMPVKKVEGDEITGGTLNQTGVLVMEAVGVGGDTVLNRIVQMVADAQRSRAPIQKLVDVVARYFVPAVIVCSILAFIGWAVFGPEPQLAHAFVAAVAVLIIACPCALGLATPMSVMVGVGRGAKKGVLIKNAEVLEVMEKVDTIVVDKTGTLTQGRPEVTGDETFGDWNENDVLTLAAAVEAQSEHPLAQAVVRRAKADELQVVEASEFNSITGGGVRARVDDHDVLIGKADLLDEQGIEGVDAGREKAGLHQSEGATVVFVAIDNKLAAILAITDPIKQSTPAALKTLHELGLKVVMLTGDAEPTAKAVASRLGIDEFHAGVSPAEKHDFVRKLKKDGKTVAMCGDGINDAPALAEANVGIAMGTGTGVAIESAGVTLVGGDLRGVAAAANLSRKTMSNIRQNLFFAFIYNALGIPVAAGLLYPFFGVLLSPMIAAAAMSFSSVSVIANALRLRAAKLT from the coding sequence ATGGACCACGCCGAGAAACACGAAACATCATTGCCGGTCGCCGATCCGTCTGTGCAAATTGATCCGGTTTGCGGCATGAAGGTGCCTGCTGGCAGTCCCCGTTCGGCGGATTTCGAGGGCAAACACTATGCTTTTTGTAGCGATGGATGCTTGAAAACGTTCCAAGATGATCCGGCTGGTGTGCTGGCAAAGCGAGCGCAAAAGGAGACATCAAGCGGTTCGTCTTGTTGCGGTGGAGAAGCGGCGATTCAGATTGGAGAACCCTCGACGACTTCGTCGTGCTGCGGTGGTCACTCATCAACCAAGGCGAGCGATTCTCCGGCAGACCCGACTGCAATTTACACCTGTCCCATGCATCCGGAGATCGAGCAGGTTGGCCCTGGCGATTGCCCAATCTGCGGGATGGACTTGGAACCGAAGGTGGTTTCAATCGCTGACGAGGGAGAAGACAAACAGTACGCCGACATGAAACGTCGCTTTTGGGTTGGCGTCGCGCTGTCGGTGCCACTGCTCGTGATTGCGATGGGGCCGATGGTGGGTTTGCGGGTCGCCGATTGGATGAGCCAAGCGGTGTTTGGTTGGTTGCAATTGGTTCTTGCGACGCCGGTGGTGTTCTGGTGCGGGTGGCCCTTGCTGGTTCGCGGAGCCAAGTCGTTCCGCACAATGAACTTGAACATGTTTTCGCTGATCGCGGTGGGAACGTTGGCCGCGTACTTATTCAGTTTGGTCGTGGTGCTGCTTCCGGGTGTGATCCCAGAAGCCTTTTTCGAGAATGGCGTTCCGCCTCTGTATTTTGAAGCGGCGGCGGTGATCATCACGTTGGTGTTGCTCGGGCAAGTGCTGGAACTTCGAGCACGTCAGCAGACTGGCGGAGCGATTCGCGAACTCATGAAGCTTGCTCCTGATACTGCCCACCGAATCACAGACGATGGCGAGGAAGACGTCTCGCTCGATTCAGTTCACAAGGGCGATCGACTGCGAGTTCGTCCGGGTGAGAAGGTTCCAGTCGATGGGAAAGTACTTAGCGGGTCGAGCAGCGTCGATGAGTCGATGTTGACGGGCGAGCCGATGCCCGTGAAGAAGGTGGAAGGTGACGAAATCACCGGCGGAACGTTGAACCAAACCGGTGTGCTCGTGATGGAAGCCGTCGGCGTCGGTGGGGACACGGTTCTCAACCGCATCGTGCAGATGGTTGCGGACGCACAGCGAAGTCGTGCGCCAATTCAGAAACTGGTCGATGTGGTCGCTCGATACTTTGTGCCGGCGGTGATCGTTTGTTCGATCCTCGCGTTCATCGGTTGGGCGGTGTTTGGTCCGGAACCGCAACTAGCTCATGCCTTTGTGGCAGCCGTTGCAGTGTTGATCATTGCTTGTCCGTGTGCGTTGGGGCTGGCGACGCCGATGTCGGTGATGGTGGGCGTTGGCCGCGGTGCCAAGAAAGGCGTGCTGATCAAGAACGCAGAAGTCCTTGAGGTCATGGAGAAGGTAGACACGATCGTCGTCGACAAGACCGGCACACTAACGCAGGGACGGCCGGAAGTGACGGGCGACGAGACGTTTGGTGATTGGAATGAAAACGATGTGTTGACGTTGGCTGCCGCAGTTGAAGCACAGAGCGAACATCCGTTGGCTCAGGCGGTCGTTCGCCGAGCGAAGGCGGATGAGTTGCAGGTTGTTGAGGCAAGTGAATTCAACAGTATCACCGGTGGCGGAGTTCGAGCTCGCGTCGATGATCATGATGTGTTGATTGGCAAGGCTGACTTGTTGGACGAACAAGGCATCGAGGGAGTCGATGCGGGAAGGGAAAAAGCGGGATTGCATCAGTCCGAAGGGGCGACGGTTGTGTTCGTGGCGATCGACAACAAGCTGGCGGCTATTCTCGCAATCACTGACCCGATCAAGCAAAGCACGCCCGCAGCCTTGAAGACGTTGCACGAACTCGGATTGAAGGTGGTGATGCTAACTGGCGACGCTGAACCGACCGCGAAAGCAGTCGCATCAAGGCTGGGTATCGACGAGTTTCATGCTGGGGTCTCGCCCGCGGAGAAGCATGATTTCGTTCGCAAGTTGAAGAAGGACGGCAAGACGGTGGCAATGTGTGGGGATGGGATCAATGACGCGCCTGCCCTTGCCGAAGCGAATGTTGGTATCGCCATGGGCACGGGGACAGGCGTTGCAATTGAATCTGCGGGCGTCACGCTCGTCGGAGGCGATCTCCGCGGCGTTGCTGCGGCTGCCAATCTGAGCCGAAAAACGATGAGTAACATTCGCCAGAACTTGTTCTTCGCTTTCATCTACAACGCACTGGGAATCCCGGTCGCGGCTGGGTTACTCTATCCGTTCTTCGGCGTATTGCTCAGTCCGATGATTGCAGCGGCAGCAATGAGTTTTAGCAGCGTGTCCGTGATCGCAAACGCGTTAAGACTTCGTGCAGCCAAGCTCACCTAG
- a CDS encoding four-helix bundle copper-binding protein, translating to MSTATASMKECLQNCQECQTTCADMLTSHCLSEGGDHVEQTHVKLMLDCIAACAACVDFMSRNIDHHALYCRACAEICKACADSCDKVGNMDKCVECCRKCHESCSSMAA from the coding sequence ATGAGTACCGCAACCGCATCCATGAAAGAATGCCTTCAAAACTGCCAAGAATGCCAAACGACTTGTGCCGACATGCTGACCAGCCACTGCCTATCCGAAGGCGGCGACCACGTTGAGCAAACGCACGTCAAACTGATGCTCGATTGCATCGCCGCATGTGCAGCCTGCGTCGACTTCATGAGTCGAAACATCGATCACCACGCGTTGTATTGCCGAGCCTGCGCCGAGATCTGCAAAGCATGTGCAGACAGTTGCGACAAGGTCGGCAATATGGACAAGTGCGTCGAGTGCTGCCGCAAGTGCCACGAAAGCTGTTCGTCGATGGCCGCGTAG
- a CDS encoding potassium channel family protein — MFAHPRVLVYCGPALIVTQVLCWATLLLIGISLVVWPQLGTGITATGSTPTDTGFASAVYYAGFTITTLGVGDLVPRTPAMQFLTITAAGLGFSFFTLVLAYVISVYSTLARRNQFANEIEYRTGRTGDSLSYLRAYLTESDPSLVNQDLYTMSSNMADLLESHHFYPVLHYFRFSEPRYAMSRMLRFCLEVSSMMRAARQVDTARPAASAEAVDRLWHASMQMLEETKRHFVICHSTHDVPDPRLAIEISRSIGDSDDLSDQLKSAFVDQQSEWLHDLNALAVCTRSEPRKES; from the coding sequence ATGTTCGCTCATCCGCGAGTTTTGGTTTACTGCGGACCGGCGTTGATCGTGACGCAAGTGTTGTGTTGGGCGACGTTGCTGTTGATTGGCATCAGCCTAGTCGTGTGGCCTCAACTCGGCACGGGCATTACGGCTACCGGATCGACACCGACGGATACTGGTTTTGCGAGCGCGGTGTACTACGCTGGCTTCACGATCACCACATTGGGTGTGGGCGACTTGGTGCCGCGAACGCCAGCGATGCAGTTCTTGACAATCACCGCTGCCGGCTTGGGGTTCAGCTTCTTTACGCTCGTGTTGGCTTATGTCATTTCGGTCTATTCAACACTCGCCCGACGCAACCAGTTTGCCAACGAAATTGAGTATCGCACCGGACGAACGGGCGACAGCCTTAGCTATTTGCGAGCGTATCTGACCGAGAGCGATCCTTCGTTGGTCAACCAAGACCTATACACGATGTCGTCGAACATGGCGGACTTGTTGGAGTCGCATCATTTCTATCCTGTCCTGCATTACTTTCGATTTAGCGAACCGCGTTATGCGATGAGCCGAATGCTGCGATTCTGTTTGGAGGTTTCTTCAATGATGCGAGCGGCGCGGCAGGTCGATACTGCCAGGCCCGCCGCCAGTGCCGAGGCTGTCGATCGGCTTTGGCACGCTAGCATGCAGATGCTGGAGGAGACCAAACGGCATTTCGTGATCTGTCACTCGACGCATGACGTTCCCGACCCACGGTTGGCGATCGAGATTTCGCGGTCGATCGGCGACTCTGACGACTTATCGGACCAGCTAAAATCCGCCTTTGTCGATCAGCAATCCGAGTGGCTTCACGACCTGAACGCGCTTGCTGTTTGCACCAGAAGCGAACCCCGAAAAGAATCCTGA
- a CDS encoding glycosyltransferase has protein sequence MANSISTSDITFCIKTIHRPWSCHRLVQSLREHIGDPKINVVDDGKPELRFSLKYPESAAACQVIHPADFDVGVSIGRNIAVDAVETPFVFMLDDDHVVTSNLNLDRVCKRFAANPIDILGVRQGSGGRPTMLSKLMNGKRIWVHRGETRRNGYVAWCDMSSNAFLARTETIRELRWEGELKTLEHWEFFYRAKLAELNVAVAGDCFIRHEHVESKDYRVLRHRSKFRAIGLRKHGFHSMRMPGGGVVNV, from the coding sequence ATGGCGAATAGTATTTCAACATCAGACATTACGTTCTGCATCAAGACGATTCACCGACCTTGGTCCTGCCATCGGCTGGTCCAGTCGTTGCGCGAGCACATTGGCGATCCCAAAATCAATGTGGTCGACGACGGTAAGCCTGAACTGCGGTTTTCACTGAAGTATCCCGAGTCTGCGGCGGCGTGCCAGGTCATTCATCCAGCGGATTTTGATGTCGGCGTCAGCATCGGTCGAAATATCGCGGTCGATGCTGTGGAAACCCCCTTCGTCTTCATGCTCGACGACGACCACGTCGTCACGTCCAACTTGAATCTTGATCGGGTTTGCAAACGCTTTGCCGCCAACCCGATCGACATTCTCGGCGTTCGCCAAGGTAGCGGCGGAAGACCAACGATGCTGTCCAAGCTGATGAACGGCAAACGAATCTGGGTCCATCGCGGTGAGACACGGCGAAACGGCTATGTCGCCTGGTGCGACATGTCGTCCAATGCGTTCCTCGCTCGAACCGAAACGATTCGCGAGCTTCGTTGGGAAGGGGAACTGAAAACACTGGAACACTGGGAGTTCTTCTACCGTGCCAAACTTGCCGAGTTGAACGTCGCGGTTGCTGGTGACTGTTTCATTCGGCACGAGCACGTCGAGTCGAAAGATTACCGCGTGCTGCGACATCGTTCAAAGTTCCGAGCGATTGGACTTCGTAAGCACGGCTTTCATTCGATGCGGATGCCGGGTGGAGGTGTCGTGAATGTCTAA
- a CDS encoding alpha-1,2-fucosyltransferase, giving the protein MTHSNTERLLVSYQQSSGGRSGHCMKDLFTAVVVAQLSGGQATFNQDWTRQRIIPVVGVREQLASEPLGIAPIEYRTNRGGWGGMRFEDVARMLDWIESKRVPSATTVIQLTGLCRIHLFQVHNWENEGLIPSGTYQALIDQLCQMLWRGPRPVQNAGSPTRIAIHARRGDVANPQSRLFKSMGPGKVWNAEFYQRCVDHFRGLNPESEITIYSEGINAADLRTIKRCELNLGHRKDVRRHFRALVNADILVPANSSFSTWAAYLSAGEVHVFQREHIKHFAHVTPPDSFRFCELGENSCHD; this is encoded by the coding sequence ATGACGCATTCCAACACCGAACGCTTGCTTGTCAGCTATCAACAATCAAGTGGTGGCCGTTCCGGTCATTGCATGAAGGACCTTTTTACGGCGGTCGTCGTTGCACAACTAAGCGGCGGGCAGGCGACCTTCAATCAGGATTGGACTCGCCAGAGAATCATTCCAGTCGTGGGGGTTCGAGAGCAATTGGCGAGCGAGCCATTGGGAATCGCCCCTATCGAGTATCGCACAAACCGGGGTGGCTGGGGTGGGATGCGATTCGAGGACGTCGCGCGGATGCTTGATTGGATCGAATCAAAACGAGTGCCTTCGGCGACAACAGTCATTCAATTGACCGGGCTTTGTCGCATCCATCTCTTCCAGGTCCACAACTGGGAAAACGAAGGGCTCATTCCATCGGGCACCTATCAAGCTCTGATCGATCAGCTTTGTCAAATGCTATGGCGTGGTCCTCGGCCTGTGCAAAACGCGGGCAGCCCGACCCGGATTGCCATTCATGCTAGACGAGGCGATGTCGCGAATCCCCAGAGCAGATTATTCAAGTCGATGGGACCGGGCAAGGTTTGGAACGCAGAGTTTTACCAGCGATGCGTCGATCACTTTCGAGGGCTCAATCCGGAATCTGAAATCACCATTTATAGCGAAGGCATCAATGCTGCTGATTTGAGAACGATCAAAAGGTGCGAGCTAAATCTTGGTCACCGGAAAGACGTGCGTCGCCATTTCCGAGCGTTGGTGAACGCCGACATTCTGGTTCCCGCCAATTCGAGTTTCTCGACATGGGCGGCTTACCTCTCTGCTGGCGAGGTGCATGTGTTCCAACGCGAGCACATCAAGCATTTTGCCCATGTGACACCACCTGACAGCTTTCGATTCTGCGAATTGGGAGAAAACTCCTGCCATGACTAA
- a CDS encoding metal-sensitive transcriptional regulator, whose amino-acid sequence MLSDDEKKKLNNRLRRVIGQVEAVGRMIEDEEYCVDILMQLSAATGALNKVGQIVLEQHIQTCVSEAIKSGSAKERDEKIEELMTVFRKYGE is encoded by the coding sequence ATGCTCTCAGACGACGAGAAAAAGAAGCTCAACAACCGACTTCGACGTGTCATCGGACAAGTCGAAGCGGTTGGTCGTATGATCGAGGATGAGGAATACTGCGTCGATATTTTGATGCAATTGTCGGCTGCTACGGGAGCGCTCAATAAAGTCGGGCAGATTGTCTTGGAACAGCACATCCAAACTTGTGTGAGCGAAGCGATCAAGAGTGGCAGTGCCAAGGAACGTGACGAGAAGATCGAAGAGCTAATGACGGTCTTTCGGAAGTACGGCGAGTGA
- a CDS encoding glycosyltransferase codes for MTNISSNARSQATFCIKTIHRPQCCAALVRSIHQYYGEDRPLIHVLDDGKPELRFSAICPDEAAMVDQLIETEYDIGLSAGRNRLLDAGDTPVVVFADDDHLVTAKTRLTELIRKLNQHHDLDLLAALSNQQERPKLLRVDDKTLRIPRGYYKKRGSIRWCHYVGNCFVAYRDILQAIRWDESLKVEEHWDFFWRCKLAGMNVAVDLNHSFKHEHVDPPGYVRSRPEFLEAGLKKHGLRKVMWR; via the coding sequence ATGACTAACATTTCTTCAAACGCGAGATCGCAAGCCACCTTCTGCATCAAGACGATTCATCGCCCGCAGTGCTGTGCCGCGCTCGTCCGCAGCATCCATCAGTACTACGGCGAAGACCGTCCGCTGATTCATGTGCTCGACGACGGGAAACCGGAGTTGCGTTTCTCGGCAATTTGTCCCGACGAAGCGGCGATGGTCGATCAGCTGATAGAGACCGAATACGACATCGGCTTGTCGGCCGGCCGGAACCGGTTACTCGACGCTGGCGACACCCCAGTCGTGGTTTTTGCGGACGACGACCACCTTGTCACGGCCAAAACTCGACTTACCGAGTTGATTCGCAAACTGAATCAGCATCATGATCTCGATCTATTGGCCGCGCTCAGTAACCAGCAAGAACGACCGAAGCTACTTCGCGTCGACGACAAGACGCTGCGGATTCCTCGAGGGTACTACAAAAAGCGTGGTTCCATCCGCTGGTGCCACTACGTCGGCAACTGCTTTGTTGCGTATCGCGACATCTTGCAAGCGATCCGTTGGGACGAATCACTCAAGGTCGAAGAGCACTGGGACTTTTTCTGGCGATGCAAACTCGCCGGCATGAACGTCGCCGTCGATCTAAATCACTCGTTCAAACACGAACACGTCGACCCGCCAGGCTACGTTCGCAGTCGGCCTGAGTTTCTCGAGGCTGGTCTCAAGAAGCACGGACTGCGGAAGGTGATGTGGCGATGA
- a CDS encoding GNAT family N-acetyltransferase, with protein sequence MKITSSRSLRWLPYRAMRRIAIANICQFYQSPIDQMPRTPIPDGYTVDSCSSDRLRSHAHELEYQIPERDFEMLDAGHARCFTAFQANSLAGFAWVAFGDIPGQMNHDGKPETGLPIQLSDDAAFVFQVLVLPAYRGRRLYAAIMSQMADQLQTDGIQTLVLTTEGSNQRALKAVDRMGFQNVAQASLFRLGPLCRAKYPTLPNEIGFTIGRYVGDDTAAQSS encoded by the coding sequence GTGAAAATTACATCTTCACGCTCGCTACGGTGGTTGCCGTACCGAGCGATGCGGCGAATAGCGATTGCGAATATCTGTCAATTTTATCAATCGCCCATTGACCAGATGCCGCGAACACCCATCCCCGATGGATACACGGTCGACTCGTGTTCCTCCGATCGCCTTCGCTCGCACGCGCACGAACTGGAATATCAAATCCCAGAACGTGACTTTGAGATGCTAGATGCTGGGCATGCCCGGTGCTTCACAGCGTTCCAAGCCAATTCGCTCGCCGGATTCGCTTGGGTCGCCTTCGGAGACATTCCCGGCCAGATGAACCACGACGGCAAGCCCGAAACTGGTCTGCCAATCCAGCTCTCCGACGATGCCGCGTTCGTATTCCAAGTGCTGGTCTTGCCCGCCTACCGAGGCCGTCGCCTTTACGCAGCAATCATGAGCCAAATGGCCGATCAGTTGCAAACCGATGGAATCCAAACGCTGGTGCTAACCACCGAAGGCTCCAACCAACGAGCATTGAAAGCAGTCGACCGCATGGGTTTCCAAAACGTCGCCCAAGCATCACTTTTTCGGCTTGGCCCACTATGCCGAGCAAAGTACCCGACATTGCCAAACGAAATTGGATTCACAATCGGACGGTATGTCGGCGACGATACTGCGGCCCAATCAAGTTAA
- a CDS encoding PP2C family protein-serine/threonine phosphatase, which yields MMDTFKHRWHQLPISRQLLVLVNAILFGFVVLFLVVDYRLRMDRHLNEKQIALTEEAKTMYESLLVAEAHGDVAIQNLVDNVCARMNTDDSPGHHIAADWRGLPYQAISHGHASDKMLSAMRSAADSIGTESRASGAHVVGAFTGPAGTVYISEKRSAVVGATRRSLLIQMFAVLLLGAIAAFVVSAVLRQLIAKPIQGFVSALQSVASGDLSVIARTRSCRELSYLADQINAMTEALDHAQRDHRVHMEKARQIQQNLRPTVNGLVGIDVAELFEPADDVGGDYYDVIPLSNGRYLLCVADVSGHGVPAAMAATLLKAFVSEAAKKSSSPAEILTDVNQRYCEYVMMGHFATMALLVVDPKNRQLTYANAGHEFPFLQIGRDTPVRLNVGDLILGVEDDTHYDEETIPLGDSARLVIVSDGVTEAFDPSDEQYGTERIEHLLHSVQSCNARELVESFESSIEAFRKGRKAFDDTTLLVAQLT from the coding sequence ATGATGGACACATTCAAACACCGATGGCATCAGTTGCCGATCAGCCGGCAACTGCTTGTCCTCGTCAATGCGATTCTCTTTGGGTTTGTCGTTTTGTTTCTTGTCGTTGACTACCGCCTGCGGATGGATCGACATTTGAACGAGAAGCAGATCGCGCTGACCGAAGAAGCAAAAACGATGTACGAATCACTGTTGGTCGCGGAAGCCCACGGAGATGTCGCGATTCAAAATTTGGTTGACAACGTTTGTGCTCGCATGAACACCGACGATTCGCCCGGTCACCATATTGCTGCGGATTGGCGAGGGCTTCCGTACCAAGCGATCTCGCATGGGCATGCTTCCGACAAAATGCTCTCTGCCATGCGTTCGGCAGCTGATTCAATAGGCACCGAATCGAGAGCCTCCGGCGCGCACGTTGTCGGCGCTTTCACCGGACCAGCGGGTACTGTCTACATTTCCGAGAAACGTTCAGCCGTTGTGGGCGCAACACGCCGCTCATTGCTGATCCAGATGTTTGCCGTCTTGTTGCTGGGAGCGATTGCAGCCTTCGTGGTCAGCGCGGTGCTGCGGCAATTGATTGCCAAACCGATCCAAGGCTTCGTTTCGGCGTTACAAAGTGTTGCGTCTGGGGACTTGAGCGTGATAGCACGCACGCGAAGCTGTCGAGAACTGAGTTACCTTGCCGATCAGATCAATGCAATGACTGAGGCGTTGGATCACGCTCAGCGTGACCACCGTGTTCACATGGAAAAGGCACGCCAGATTCAACAGAACCTACGCCCGACAGTGAATGGACTGGTTGGAATCGACGTCGCCGAGTTGTTTGAGCCGGCCGACGATGTTGGCGGTGACTACTACGACGTCATTCCATTGTCCAATGGACGTTATCTACTTTGCGTCGCTGATGTTTCGGGACATGGCGTTCCAGCCGCGATGGCGGCGACGTTGTTGAAGGCGTTCGTGTCGGAAGCAGCAAAGAAGTCGTCCAGCCCCGCTGAAATATTGACAGATGTCAATCAACGTTACTGCGAGTATGTGATGATGGGACATTTTGCGACCATGGCGTTACTGGTCGTTGACCCTAAAAACAGGCAACTAACCTACGCCAATGCTGGCCACGAGTTTCCGTTCTTGCAGATAGGACGCGACACGCCTGTGCGATTGAACGTGGGCGATCTGATCTTGGGCGTCGAGGACGATACGCACTATGACGAAGAAACAATTCCACTAGGCGATTCGGCTCGCTTAGTCATCGTTAGCGACGGAGTGACTGAAGCGTTTGATCCAAGTGATGAGCAATACGGCACCGAACGAATTGAACATTTGTTGCATTCCGTCCAGAGCTGCAATGCTCGTGAACTTGTTGAATCGTTTGAGTCATCCATCGAAGCGTTTCGCAAGGGCCGAAAGGCTTTCGATGACACAACGCTATTGGTGGCACAATTAACTTGA
- a CDS encoding radical SAM protein codes for MIEIPALEFHLAHGCNLSCQQCSHYSNFHLAGQMPTPDDARSEYSHWSNRIRPKRFALLGGEPLLNPHLIEHMRLARESWPDSDLMLVTNGFFFDRHPDLPATLVEIDCRLEVSQHGTHEPYLTRFNEAKKTVWQWRSDYPGIQIKIRQSHRGWMRQYRVENGKPIPFDSKPAAAYRICMQKTCTQLFRECLWKCPALAYHAMLEQRLHLEKLSAWRLFRDYKACSPTASDDELRSFVETKAIPQCGLCPGKRVPFTHPDPTQRSEIQ; via the coding sequence ATGATTGAAATACCAGCTCTTGAGTTCCACCTTGCTCACGGGTGCAACCTTTCGTGCCAACAGTGCAGCCACTACAGCAACTTTCATCTGGCTGGTCAAATGCCGACGCCGGATGATGCGCGAAGTGAGTACTCGCACTGGTCAAATCGAATCCGACCGAAGCGATTCGCGTTGCTTGGTGGCGAGCCGCTGCTGAACCCACACCTGATTGAGCACATGCGTTTGGCCCGCGAATCGTGGCCCGACTCCGACTTGATGCTCGTCACCAACGGATTCTTCTTCGATCGCCATCCCGATCTGCCGGCAACGCTGGTCGAAATCGACTGCCGACTCGAAGTCAGCCAACATGGAACGCACGAACCCTACCTGACGCGATTCAACGAAGCGAAGAAAACGGTGTGGCAATGGCGTTCCGACTATCCAGGAATCCAGATCAAGATTCGACAATCCCATCGCGGCTGGATGCGGCAATACCGAGTCGAAAATGGAAAGCCGATTCCATTCGATTCCAAACCTGCTGCAGCGTATCGAATCTGCATGCAGAAAACATGCACACAACTGTTTCGCGAATGTCTATGGAAGTGCCCCGCATTGGCGTATCACGCGATGTTGGAACAGCGACTGCATCTTGAAAAATTGTCAGCTTGGCGATTGTTTCGCGACTACAAGGCCTGCTCCCCGACCGCCAGCGACGATGAACTGCGCTCGTTCGTTGAAACCAAAGCCATTCCTCAATGTGGACTTTGTCCAGGCAAGCGTGTTCCGTTCACTCATCCCGATCCGACTCAAAGGAGTGAGATACAATGA